Proteins encoded within one genomic window of Gadus macrocephalus chromosome 18, ASM3116895v1:
- the zranb1a gene encoding ubiquitin thioesterase ZRANB1: MTEQRMKWDCDYCTYENWPSAIKCTMCHAQRTSGPIITEESHVGSPSVDPAVGWGPPRTEICSSSGGGGGGGGGSLLICPDSSARPRVRPTSTTETTNKWSCQVCTYLNWPRAIRCTQCLTQRRRASTPQILDSNAGCHSISILQPPTLDPCEEYNDRNRRHTRQSHWTCATCTYQNWPKTLKCLGCDQPRPNNLESIQRCEADETPAIINEQDETTWRLGGDSGGSQGQRRPPPPSPRWEAEVSTDFQRIELAAGGGSGREEREVDFKKQKQLRNRIRKTDWRFLNACAGVVEGDLAAVEAYKASGGDIARQLTADEVRLLNRSSAFGAGFTLVHLAIRFQRQDMLAVLLTEVSQHAAKCIPPMVCPELTEQIRREIASSLHQRKGDFACYFLSELVTFTLPADIEDLPPAVQEKLFDEVLDRDVQKELEEESPVINWSLELSTRLDSRLYALWNRSAGDCLLDSVLQATWGIYDKDSVLRKTLHDCLHDCSHWFYTRWKEWESWYSQSFGLHFSLQEEQWQEDWAFILSLASQPGASLEQTHIFVLAHILRRPIIVYGIKYYKSFRGETLGYTRFQGVYLPLLWEQSFCWKSPIALGYTRGHFSALVAAENDGYDNRGAGANLDTDDDVTVTFLPLVDSDRKLLHVHFLSAQEMGNEEQQEKLMRQWLDCCVTEGGLLAALQKSSRRRSPPLVTQMVERWLDRYRHAHPRTPLSDGEDEDDEDE; encoded by the exons ATGACAGAACAGAGAATGAAGTGGGACTGCGACTACTGCACCTATGAGAACTGGCCCTCTGCAATCAAGTGCACCATGTGTCACGCACAGAGGACCAGTGGTCCTATCATCACAGAGGAATCCCACGTTGGCAGCCCCAGTGTGGACCCAGCTGTGGGCTGGGGCCCCCCCAGGACTGAGATCTGTAgtagcagtggtggtggtggaggtggtggaggtggtagccTTCTCATCTGCCCAGACTCCAGTGCCAGGCCCCGCGTCAgacccaccagcaccaccgagACCACCAACAAGTGGTCGTGTCAGGTGTGCACCTACTTGAACTGGCCCCGGGCTATCCGCTGCACGCAGTGTTTGACCCAGCGTCGCAGGGCCTCCACCCCCCAGATCTTGGACTCCAACGCGGGCTGCCACTCGATCTCGATACTGCAGCCCCCCACACTGGACCCCTGCGAGGAGTACAACGACCGCAACCGACGCCACACCAGACAGTCGCACTGGACTTGCGCGACGTGCACGTACCAGAACTGGCCCAAGACCCTCAAGTGTCTGGGCTGCGACCAGCCCAGGCCCAACAACCTGGAGTCGATACAGCGCTGTGAGGCGGACGAGACGCCGGCCATCATCAACGAGCAGGACGAGACCACgtggaggctggggggggaCAGCGGGGGCAGCCAGGGCCAGAGgcggcccccccctccctccccgcggTGGGAGGCCGAGGTCAGCACGGACTTCCAGAGGATAGAGCTGGCGGCGGGTGGCGGGAGCGGGCGGGAGGAGCGGGAGGTGGACTTCAAGAAGCAGAAGCAGCTCAGGAACCGGATCAGGAAAACCGACTGGCGGTTCCTCAACGCGTGCGCCG GCGTGGTGGAGGGCGACCTGGCGGCGGTGGAGGCCTACAAGGCGTCCGGCGGGGACATCGCCCGGCAGCTGACGGCCGACGAGGTCCGCCTCCTGAACCGCTCGTCGGCCTTCGGCGCCGGCTTCACGCTGGTGCACCTCGCCATCCGCTTCCAGAGGCAGGACATGCTGGCCGTGCTGCTCACCGAG gtgagccAGCACGCGGCCAAGTGCATCCCGCCCATGGTGTGTCCCGAGCTGACGGAGCAGATCCGCCGGGAGATCGCCTCCTCCCTGCACCAGCGCAAGGGAGACTTCGCCTGCTACTTCCTGTCCGAGCTGGTCACCTTCACGCTGCCCGCAG aCATCGAGGACCTGCCCCCCGCCGTCCAGGAGAAGCTGTTTGACGAAGTGCTGGACCGCGACGTGCAGAAAG agctggaggaggagtcgCCGGTCATCAACTGGTCCCTGGAGCTCAGCACGCGCCTGGACAGCCGTCTGTACGCCCTGTGGAACCGCTCGGCCGGGGACTGCCTGCTGGACTCTGTGCTGCAGGCCACCTGGGGCATCTACGACAAGGACTCGGTGCTGCGCAAGACGCTGCACGACTGCCTGCACGACTGCTCCCACTG gttctACACGCGCTGGAAGGAGTGGGAGTCGTGGTACTCCCAGAGCTTCGGGCTCCACTTCTCCCTGCAGGAGGAGCAGTGGCAGGAGGACTGGGCCTTCATCCTCTCCCTGGCCAGCCAG CCAGGGGCCAGCCTCGAGCAGACACACATCTTCGTCCTGGCCCACATCCTGCGACGGCCCATCATTGTGTACGGCATCAAGTACTACAAGAGCTTCCGCGGGGAGACGCTGGGCTACACCCGCTTCCAAG gtgTGTACCTGCCGCTGCTGTGGGAGCAGTCATTCTGCTGGAAGAGCCCCATCGCGCTGGGCTACACGCGGGGACACTTCTCCGCCCTGGTGGCCGCCGAGAACGACGGCTACGACAACCGCGGCGCCGGCGCCAACCTGGACACGGACGACGACGTCACCGTCACCTTCCTGCCGCTGGTGGACAGCGACAGGAAGCTGCTGCACGTCCACTTCCTGTCGGCGCAAGAG ATGGGCAacgaggagcagcaggagaagcTGATGCGGCAGTGGCTGGACTGCTGCGTGACGGAGGGCGGGCTGCTGGCCGCGCTGCAGAAGAGCTCCCGCCGCCGCAGCCCGCCCCTCGTCACCCAGATGGTGGAGCGCTGGCTGGACCGCTACCGCCACGCCCACCCCCGCACCCCCCTCTCCGAcggggaggacgaggacgacgaggacgagtga
- the hpdl gene encoding 4-hydroxyphenylpyruvate dioxygenase-like protein, with protein sequence MAACLSRLHHISLHVSHVGNIANYLVSKLKFDLFAARHTDEVRQFAFRRGAAVFLVNERPPKSGLTLNGETRDLQDQPTDLYNNLHNNSDNGHPQGCLYDVETPYSVDTVCNVCFEVQDVERSFKALLDQGCDLLVPPTVVHDSGGAVSYTVVKSIVGNVCHTLIDRTKYEGNFLPGFNDITNLSTRVADSDKSGTVSHFDHITYACPTNATSQVMQWYDRCFGFKRFLLDSNEDEGEGFVLNGDGIGLRLTAMEYWKCGEAGMKFSFTDKKEPECKFVVAESLPGQGSNQLDTFLTQHGGPGIQHIGLYTDDIVSTAHAMAEAGVQFFSPPPTYYTEVKRQEIEAAGQRPERLAQHGILLDTDMRHNAQDQTAENRYLLQLFTKHVFEEETFFLELIERRGASGFGEGNIRALWKAVQANMEKEKEASAKNSPDAKSGHH encoded by the exons ATGGCGGCCTGCTTGAGCCGGTTGCATCACATATCACTACATGTTTCCCATGTGGGCAACATAGCAAATTATCTGGTTTCAAAGCTAAAATTTGATTTATTTGCAGCGAGACATACCGACGAGGTGAGACAGTTTGCGTTCAGGAGAGGAGCGGCGGTGTTCTTGGTGAACGAGAGACCTCCTAAGAGCGGTCTGACATTGAATGGGGAAACACGAGACCTGCAGGACCAGCCCACTGACTTGTACAACAACCTGCACAACAACAGCGACAACGGCCATCCTCAGGGATGTCTCTATGATGTCGAGACCCCCTACTCGGTCGACACTGTCTGCAATGTGTGTTTCGAGGTGCAGGACGTGGAGAGGTCATTCAAGGCTCTCCTGGACCAGGGATGCGACCTGCTGGTCCCGCCGACTGTGGTGCACGACAGCGGGGGAGCTGTCAGCTACACCGTCGTTAAATCGATCGTGGGCAATGTCTGCCACACGCTCATTGACAGGACTAAATACGAAGGGAACTTCCTACCTGGGTTTAATGACATTACAAATTTGAGCACCAGGGTTGCTGATTCTGACAAGTCTGGTACAGTGTCACATTTTGATCACATAACGTATGCCTGTCCGACGAATGCTACGTCCCAGGTCATGCAGTGGTATGACAGGTGCTTTGGGTTCAAGAGGTTTCTCCTTGACAG TAATGAAGATGAGGGCGAGGGTTTTGTCTTGAATGGAGATGGCATTGGGTTGAGGCTCACTGCCATGGAATACTGGAAATGTGGCGAGGCTGGCATGAAGTTCTCCTTCACGGATAAGAAAGAACCAGAATGCAAATTTGTCGTTGCAGAATCCCTACCGGGCCAAG GAAGCAACCAGCTGGACACCTTCTTGACGCAGCACGGGGGACCGGGGATCCAGCACATTGGCTTGTACACAGACGATATCGTTTCTACTGCGCATGCGATGGCTGAAGCCGGTGTGCAGTTCTTCTCTCCACCCCCCACATACTACACAGAG GTCAAACGGCAGGAGATCGAGGCGGCCGGCCAACGGCCAGAGAGGCTGGCCCAGCATGGGATCCTCCTGGACACAGACATGCGCCACAACGCCCAGGACCAAACCGCGGAAAACAG GTACCTGCTCCAGTTGTTCACCAAACATGTATTTGAGGAGGAAACGTTCTTCCTGGAGCTCATAGAGCGACGGGGGGCCAGTGGCTTCGGGGAGGGGAACATCCGAGCTCTGTGGAAGGCCGTACAGGCCaacatggagaaggagaaggaggcgtcAGCGAAGAATAGCCCCGATGCTAAGAGCGGCCATCATTGA